The region CGTCGACCGCCGCGTCACCGGTGTTGTTGGTGCTGGCGGTGCCGATCGCCCGCCCCGGCGGGTCGCACCACTCGCCGCCGGCCGGTCCGTTGCCGTTGCGGCTGGTGTCCACCACGATCTTCAGTCGGGAGATCCCGGTGGCCGCGATGACGTTCTTGCCGTACGCGACGGACTCGGCGGTGGTGCGGTAGTTCGAGACGTTGATCGAGATGCCGTCCGCGCTGTTGGCGATGTCCGCGCCGACCAGCCGGTTGGCCATCTCGGCGGGGGCGAGCCAGGCCGAGTGAGCCGCGTCGAAGTAGACCTTGGCCTGGGCCGAGGCCGCCTTGAGCTGCTTGCCCGCGTACGCCATCGAGGCTCGGGTCTCGGCCTGCTGGCCGGCGTTCTGGCAGCTGCTCATCTGGGCCAGTACGTCGGGCTCCAGGACGATGCTGGCCGGGCGGCCGGCCAGGCCGAGCGCCACCTGGTCCACCCACTGGCGGTAGGCGGTGTGGTTGGGGGCGCCGCCACTGCTGGCGCCACTACAGTCCCGGTTCGGGATGTTGTAGACGACCAGGATCGGAATCTTGCCGGCGGCAGCGGCGGCGCCGACGAAGGAGTCGACCTGGGCGCGTACGGCGGTGGGGTTGTAGGTGGCGAACCAGCGGCCCTGCGGCACGCTGGCGATCCGGTCCCGGATCACGGCGGCGCGCGAGTCGCCGGGGTTGGCGGCGGCCCAGGTGGCCGCGTTGGTGTTCGGGTCGACGTAGAAGACCGAGTCGGCGGCGGCTGCGGTCCTGGGGTGCAGCAGGTCGAGGCCGACGATGGCGGCGACGGCGAGCGTCAGCGCGGCGGTGCTGGCTCCGACCGCGGTGAGCGCTGATCGTCTGCGCATGCGGGTTCCTTTCCGGCGGGAAGTGGTATCGAGAGCCTTGGATGGAAGCGCTCCCACGGATATCGACCACCGTACCGGCGGTGTAACGCCCATGTGAAGACCCTGTGTCCGGGTGCAGCGACATTCGTTGCTGTGGTGCCCGTGTTGTTCGAGCCCGGACCCGCTGTGGAGGGTCGACTTCTGTCGATCGTGCGCCAACTTTTGGTTACAGGGTGGAAACTTCTGGGCTATCGCAGTGAAAGACGCTAATGTCTGCTCACTGCGGTGTCTCCTCCGGTCGGCGGGAGCGGCACCGAGATCGCCCTTACGTTCCATGGAGGTCTCGTGTTACGCATTCCCCGCCGGCCACTGGTCGGCGCCATCGCTCTGTCCACAGTGCTCGGACTGGGCGGCTGGACAGCTCCGGCCGCCGCCGCTCCCGCAGCCGTCGGGCCAGCGGTTGTGCAGCCGGCAGCCGTACAGCCGGCAGTGAACGCTGCCGCGCAGGCGGCCCCGGTGGTCGCCGCGGCGCCGCCGCCCACCGCCGGCTTCGAGAAGGTCAAGCTCGACGGCGGCCTGTCCATGGGCGAACCGATCGAGCTGTCCGTGCTCCCCGACGGCAAGGTGCTCTACATCAACCGGGGCACCACCGCCGGCGGCGGCCAGGTACGGCTCTACAACCCCACCACGAGGGTCACCACCGTCGCGCTCA is a window of Micromonospora sp. NBC_01699 DNA encoding:
- a CDS encoding glycoside hydrolase family 6 protein yields the protein MRRRSALTAVGASTAALTLAVAAIVGLDLLHPRTAAAADSVFYVDPNTNAATWAAANPGDSRAAVIRDRIASVPQGRWFATYNPTAVRAQVDSFVGAAAAAGKIPILVVYNIPNRDCSGASSGGAPNHTAYRQWVDQVALGLAGRPASIVLEPDVLAQMSSCQNAGQQAETRASMAYAGKQLKAASAQAKVYFDAAHSAWLAPAEMANRLVGADIANSADGISINVSNYRTTAESVAYGKNVIAATGISRLKIVVDTSRNGNGPAGGEWCDPPGRAIGTASTNNTGDAAVDALFWIKLPGEADGCIAGAGQFVPQRAYDLAIAAGPVPTTPPATTPPATTPPPTTPPATTPPATTPPATTPPATTPPAGGCRVAYVPNVWSGGFTADVRLTNGSTAVSSWTLTFTVGSTVRLSNGWNGTWSQSGSQLTVRNAAWNGSLPAGGTTTVGFQGTHTGTLPAPTAFALNGTACTS